A stretch of the Halorussus salinus genome encodes the following:
- a CDS encoding cation:proton antiporter: MTVAPTDFLLGVAAVLVGLAIAVGYRVVVGPTVQDRVVAVNALGTTAVVVLALLGAAFDDTGLLDVALAYGLLNFLLSVGLARILGERASPEIDSEGGAP, translated from the coding sequence ATGACCGTCGCGCCGACCGACTTCCTGCTCGGCGTCGCGGCGGTGCTGGTCGGGTTGGCCATCGCGGTGGGCTACCGCGTCGTCGTCGGGCCGACGGTGCAGGACCGCGTGGTCGCGGTCAACGCTCTCGGGACGACCGCCGTGGTGGTGCTGGCGCTCCTCGGGGCGGCGTTCGACGACACCGGCCTGCTCGACGTGGCGCTGGCGTACGGCCTGCTCAACTTCCTGTTGAGCGTCGGTCTCGCCCGGATTCTCGGCGAGCGCGCGAGTCCGGAAATCGACTCGGAGGGAGGAGCGCCGTGA
- a CDS encoding Na+/H+ antiporter subunit E: MRGSEPSSPADSAIARLLATFVVSYAFYLALGDPTDPFDLVTGALTAGVVAVAFAGVAFRESPAAGRTAGRLVRGAAFLPGLLWEILKANVSLAAVVLDPRLPVEPAVVRVDVTGRSDVERTVLASAITLTPGTVVLDVRDDEFRVHALTAASRESLRGGRLQRSVAGIFGRGADRTAERARSESNRDRDRGDRG; this comes from the coding sequence ATGAGGGGAAGCGAGCCATCGTCGCCCGCCGACAGTGCCATCGCCCGCCTGCTGGCCACGTTCGTCGTCTCGTACGCCTTCTACCTCGCGTTGGGGGACCCGACCGACCCCTTCGACCTCGTGACCGGCGCGCTCACCGCCGGGGTCGTGGCCGTCGCGTTCGCCGGGGTCGCGTTCCGCGAATCGCCCGCCGCGGGCCGGACCGCCGGTCGCCTCGTCCGAGGAGCCGCGTTCCTGCCGGGCCTCCTCTGGGAGATTCTGAAGGCCAACGTCTCGCTCGCGGCGGTGGTCCTCGACCCGCGGCTCCCGGTCGAACCCGCGGTCGTCCGCGTGGACGTGACTGGGCGCTCGGACGTAGAGCGCACCGTGCTGGCCAGCGCCATCACGCTCACGCCCGGCACGGTCGTCCTCGACGTGCGCGACGACGAGTTCCGCGTCCACGCGCTCACCGCGGCGTCCCGCGAGTCGTTGCGAGGCGGACGCCTCCAGCGGTCGGTCGCCGGAATCTTCGGCCGGGGAGCGGACCGGACCGCCGAGCGCGCGCGGAGCGAGTCGAACCGAGACCGGGACCGCGGAGACCGCGGATGA
- a CDS encoding AIR synthase family protein produces the protein MTDLGKVDRAFFDRYIYPNLGADRADVALGPQHGVDFGVVEVGGRAVVLASDPLSVVPALGFEEAGWFAVHVALSDAAVSGIPPSHLSVTFTLPPEMTDEEFGAVWEAFDREASELGVSIVTGHTARYGGCSYPWVGGATTLAVGDPDEVVRPDGATPGDRLLVTKGPGVEVAGFLVRLFEEAVDLPDATIAEAKERFWDMSPVRDALTAAAAGPVTAMHDATEGGLRGALVELAEAGGVRLDVDSDAVPMLPGVAESCEFFGIDPWAATSEGTLLLTVESGGVESVLAALDAEGIPAAEIGAVRTGEGVFVDGERTEKPDSDPSWEVFDEYAAEVGLE, from the coding sequence ATGACCGACCTCGGCAAGGTAGACCGCGCGTTCTTCGACCGGTACATCTACCCCAACCTCGGGGCCGACCGCGCCGACGTGGCGCTCGGACCGCAACACGGCGTAGACTTCGGCGTCGTGGAGGTCGGCGGACGGGCGGTCGTGCTGGCCAGCGACCCCCTCTCGGTCGTCCCGGCGCTGGGCTTCGAGGAGGCCGGGTGGTTCGCGGTCCACGTCGCGCTCTCGGACGCCGCGGTGTCGGGCATCCCGCCCTCGCACCTCTCGGTCACGTTCACGCTCCCGCCGGAGATGACCGACGAGGAGTTCGGCGCGGTCTGGGAGGCGTTCGACCGGGAGGCCAGCGAGCTGGGCGTCAGCATCGTCACGGGCCACACCGCGCGGTACGGCGGCTGTTCGTACCCGTGGGTCGGCGGCGCGACCACGCTGGCGGTCGGCGACCCCGACGAGGTGGTCCGGCCCGACGGCGCGACGCCGGGCGACAGGCTCCTCGTGACGAAGGGACCGGGCGTCGAGGTCGCGGGCTTCCTCGTGCGGCTGTTCGAGGAGGCCGTGGACCTCCCCGACGCCACGATTGCCGAGGCCAAAGAGCGGTTCTGGGACATGAGTCCGGTCCGGGACGCGCTGACCGCCGCGGCCGCCGGACCCGTCACCGCGATGCACGACGCGACCGAGGGCGGCCTCCGGGGCGCGCTGGTCGAACTGGCCGAGGCGGGCGGCGTCCGCCTCGACGTGGACTCGGACGCGGTGCCGATGCTCCCCGGCGTCGCCGAGTCCTGCGAGTTCTTCGGCATCGACCCGTGGGCCGCGACCAGCGAGGGGACGCTCCTGCTGACGGTCGAATCGGGCGGCGTCGAGTCGGTCCTCGCGGCGCTCGACGCCGAGGGCATCCCGGCCGCCGAAATCGGCGCAGTCCGGACGGGCGAGGGCGTCTTCGTGGACGGCGAGCGCACCGAGAAGCCCGACTCCGACCCCTCGTGGGAAGTCTTCGACGAGTACGCCGCGGAGGTCGGGTTGGAGTGA
- a CDS encoding DUF5518 domain-containing protein, giving the protein MTNWYAVGVGFVVMTVVGVVGLAIPGLGQLTAGLVGGFVAGYLAAGGAGRGAWHGLLAGSLGGIVVAVVFGAAVGLLGTIGLGPFGPLLGGSVFFVVLLVALVMGLESALAGALGGWIAEE; this is encoded by the coding sequence ATGACCAACTGGTACGCGGTCGGAGTCGGATTCGTCGTCATGACAGTCGTCGGCGTCGTCGGCCTCGCGATTCCGGGTCTCGGTCAACTCACCGCAGGACTGGTCGGCGGGTTCGTCGCTGGCTATCTGGCGGCTGGCGGGGCCGGACGCGGCGCGTGGCACGGCCTGCTGGCGGGGTCGCTCGGCGGCATTGTCGTCGCAGTCGTCTTCGGCGCGGCGGTCGGTCTCCTCGGAACTATCGGTCTCGGTCCGTTCGGCCCGTTGCTCGGCGGGAGCGTCTTCTTCGTCGTTCTCCTCGTCGCGCTCGTGATGGGGTTGGAGAGCGCGCTCGCCGGTGCGCTCGGCGGGTGGATAGCCGAGGAGTGA
- a CDS encoding M48 family metalloprotease has protein sequence MHWKTDWELRARMAAVLTLLGGLLVGFALALHWVLTDVLSAVLTLILTDGEVRAGGETVTRLPDGSVVVGDWLGLGLLVALFAVAVVSELVLSEKFTGEEGAVRSAEDAPADLRKRLARLAQTADVPEPTLVVAETETPKAYTTGVLPGNATVVVSTGLLDAVSDDELDAVLAHELAHVKNRDASVMTAASLVEIVGRWLLTWFERDPDEIPTDRHGNPREETERAPLGGFARVFHFFAVRPIAWTFWWVGRGLTRLLSQYREFAADRGAAAITGSPAAVASALATLDRAASEAPETDRRARATVQSAFYVVPVPEADPDAEEAFDSSEYTGFAVEGRERTAVEKLDEAATDATAGAVETANSATDFPTHPATDERIARLRRLEREREF, from the coding sequence ATGCACTGGAAGACCGACTGGGAGCTTCGCGCTCGGATGGCCGCCGTGTTGACCTTGTTGGGCGGTCTCCTCGTCGGGTTCGCGCTCGCGCTCCACTGGGTGCTGACCGACGTGCTGTCGGCGGTGCTGACCCTGATTCTGACCGACGGCGAGGTCCGCGCCGGCGGCGAGACCGTGACGCGACTCCCCGACGGGAGCGTCGTGGTCGGCGATTGGCTCGGTCTCGGCCTGCTGGTCGCTCTCTTCGCGGTCGCGGTCGTCTCGGAACTGGTCTTGAGCGAGAAGTTCACCGGCGAGGAGGGCGCGGTCCGGTCGGCCGAGGACGCGCCCGCCGACCTCCGGAAGCGACTCGCTCGCCTCGCCCAGACCGCCGACGTGCCCGAACCGACGCTGGTCGTCGCCGAGACCGAGACACCCAAGGCGTACACGACCGGCGTCCTGCCGGGCAACGCGACCGTCGTCGTCTCGACGGGACTCCTCGATGCGGTCTCGGACGACGAACTCGACGCGGTGCTGGCCCACGAACTCGCGCACGTCAAGAACCGCGACGCCAGCGTGATGACCGCGGCCTCGCTGGTCGAAATCGTCGGCCGGTGGCTCCTGACGTGGTTCGAGCGCGACCCCGACGAGATACCGACCGACCGCCACGGGAACCCGCGCGAGGAGACCGAGCGCGCGCCACTCGGCGGGTTCGCGCGCGTCTTCCACTTCTTCGCCGTCCGGCCAATCGCGTGGACGTTCTGGTGGGTCGGCCGCGGGTTGACGCGCCTCCTCTCGCAGTACCGGGAGTTCGCGGCCGACCGGGGCGCGGCCGCCATCACGGGGTCGCCCGCCGCGGTCGCCTCGGCGCTGGCCACCCTCGACCGCGCGGCCAGCGAGGCCCCCGAGACCGACCGGCGAGCGCGCGCGACCGTCCAGTCGGCGTTCTACGTCGTCCCCGTTCCGGAGGCCGACCCGGACGCCGAGGAGGCCTTCGACTCGTCGGAGTACACCGGGTTCGCGGTCGAGGGCCGCGAGCGGACCGCCGTCGAAAAGCTGGACGAGGCCGCCACCGACGCGACCGCCGGGGCCGTCGAGACGGCCAACTCCGCGACCGACTTCCCGACCCACCCCGCGACCGACGAGCGAATCGCCCGACTCCGGCGACTGGAGCGGGAACGCGAGTTCTGA
- a CDS encoding winged helix-turn-helix transcriptional regulator, which produces MSEADEPLAVWCAGKDWCPITSTATLIGKKWHPVVVHRLLQGGPMGFNELKDDVDGISSKVLSDSLDDLEEKGLVNRDIVSEKPVRVQYSLTERGASLESLIEEMRDWGAEHLTGADQKEDAIS; this is translated from the coding sequence ATGAGCGAGGCCGACGAACCACTCGCAGTCTGGTGTGCCGGGAAGGACTGGTGTCCGATCACTTCGACCGCGACGCTTATCGGCAAGAAGTGGCACCCCGTGGTGGTCCACCGACTGCTTCAGGGCGGACCGATGGGGTTCAACGAACTGAAAGACGACGTGGACGGCATCTCCAGCAAGGTCCTCTCGGACAGCCTCGACGACCTCGAGGAGAAGGGACTCGTGAACCGCGACATCGTGAGCGAGAAACCGGTTCGGGTTCAGTACTCGCTGACCGAGCGCGGCGCATCGCTCGAATCGCTCATCGAGGAGATGCGCGACTGGGGTGCCGAACACCTCACCGGGGCCGACCAGAAGGAAGACGCGATTTCGTGA
- a CDS encoding NAD+ synthase: MPDTLSVALAQGNYLVGDVEGNAAKIERAVGRATDADADLLVCSELALLGYPPRDLVEREGLLDAQDDALARLAELTDEEFALLVGFAERNPAETGRPLYNAAAFCHGGELAGTTRKRLLPTYDVFEEDRYFERSERTVVHDFRGVGLGVHVCEDAWNEPDVWERPRYAADPVADLADAGADLLVNLSASPFYAGKGDERTALMASHATDHDLPFVFVNQVGANDELVFDGRSFVVGPEGEEARRLAEFEADFAVCEVALDGPSDEQTLAPVARDGTEEVRRAVELGIRDYVRKTGFEGVLVGLSGGVDSSVAAALATEALGPENVLGVAMATRYTSDASEEDAAALAEALGIEFLDAPIEDAFGAFEELLDAAVGERERSVTDENVQARVRGTTLMALSNELGLLVLATSNKSELATGYCTLYGDMCGALAPLADCPKEIVYDLARRVNDELEGGGPIPRRVLERPPSAELAPDQTDQDALPPYEVLDDVLRQYVGEGATAEEIVSSGHDPSVVREILALVHGSEFKRWQAAPVLKVTRKAFGVGWRYPLAATYERVINQIPR, translated from the coding sequence ATGCCTGACACACTCTCGGTCGCACTCGCACAGGGGAACTACCTCGTCGGCGACGTTGAAGGGAACGCCGCCAAAATCGAGCGCGCAGTCGGCCGCGCCACGGACGCGGACGCCGACCTGCTGGTCTGCTCGGAACTCGCCCTGCTCGGCTACCCGCCGCGGGACCTCGTGGAGCGCGAGGGACTCCTCGACGCGCAGGACGACGCTCTCGCTCGACTCGCGGAACTGACCGACGAGGAGTTCGCCCTGCTGGTGGGGTTCGCCGAACGCAACCCCGCCGAGACCGGGCGACCGCTCTACAACGCCGCGGCGTTCTGTCACGGGGGCGAACTCGCGGGCACGACCCGCAAGCGCCTCCTGCCGACCTACGACGTGTTCGAGGAGGACCGCTACTTCGAGCGGAGCGAGCGCACCGTCGTCCACGACTTCCGCGGCGTGGGCCTCGGGGTTCACGTCTGCGAGGACGCGTGGAACGAACCCGACGTGTGGGAGCGCCCGCGCTACGCCGCCGACCCCGTGGCGGACCTCGCCGACGCGGGCGCGGACCTGCTGGTCAACCTCTCGGCGAGTCCGTTCTACGCCGGGAAGGGCGACGAGCGCACCGCCCTGATGGCGAGTCACGCGACCGACCACGACTTGCCCTTCGTCTTCGTGAATCAGGTCGGCGCGAACGACGAGTTAGTGTTCGACGGGCGGTCGTTCGTCGTCGGGCCGGAGGGCGAGGAGGCCCGCCGACTCGCCGAGTTCGAGGCGGACTTCGCAGTTTGCGAGGTCGCGCTCGACGGGCCGTCCGACGAGCAGACGCTCGCGCCGGTGGCCCGCGACGGGACCGAGGAGGTCCGTCGCGCAGTCGAGTTGGGCATCCGGGACTACGTCCGGAAGACCGGCTTCGAGGGCGTCCTCGTCGGCCTCTCGGGCGGCGTGGACTCGTCGGTGGCGGCCGCGCTCGCCACCGAGGCCCTCGGCCCGGAGAACGTCCTCGGCGTGGCGATGGCGACCCGCTACACCAGCGACGCCAGCGAGGAGGACGCCGCCGCGCTCGCCGAGGCCCTCGGCATCGAGTTTCTGGACGCCCCCATCGAGGACGCCTTCGGGGCGTTCGAGGAACTGCTCGACGCCGCGGTGGGCGAGCGCGAACGGAGCGTCACCGACGAGAACGTGCAGGCCCGCGTCCGCGGGACGACGCTGATGGCGCTGTCGAACGAACTGGGTCTCCTCGTGCTGGCGACCAGCAACAAGAGCGAACTCGCTACTGGCTACTGCACGCTCTACGGGGACATGTGCGGCGCGCTGGCTCCGCTCGCCGACTGCCCGAAGGAAATCGTCTACGACCTCGCGCGCCGGGTGAACGACGAGTTGGAGGGCGGCGGCCCGATTCCCCGGCGCGTCCTCGAACGCCCGCCCTCCGCGGAACTCGCGCCCGACCAGACCGACCAAGACGCGCTCCCGCCCTACGAGGTGCTGGACGACGTGCTTCGTCAGTACGTCGGCGAGGGCGCGACGGCCGAGGAGATAGTCTCCTCGGGCCACGACCCGAGCGTCGTCCGCGAAATCCTCGCGCTGGTCCACGGCTCGGAGTTCAAGCGGTGGCAGGCCGCGCCGGTCCTCAAGGTCACGCGGAAAGCGTTCGGGGTCGGGTGGCGCTACCCTCTCGCCGCGACGTACGAGAGAGTTATAAATCAAATACCGCGATAG
- a CDS encoding DUF6735 family protein, whose translation MGHRALLAYRRDDVRSDSTDDADRSPDETDCSPDETSTYDLHRSHWGGAEFALLDRISPDSPYATDTQFSVDPEPIATDLALADIAADHLNYLHHEAFYRVAADYETTAYHPVWFGLEIDSERVERSETVGHGALVEVVPEEANYFRGWLRGTKAVVGEMADREALSPDEARDLLGERVRSWADDREVILPER comes from the coding sequence ATGGGACACCGCGCACTCCTCGCCTATCGACGCGACGACGTACGCTCTGACTCCACCGACGACGCCGACCGCTCGCCCGACGAGACCGACTGTTCACCCGACGAAACGTCCACCTACGACCTCCATCGGTCCCACTGGGGCGGCGCGGAGTTCGCCCTCCTCGACCGCATCTCGCCGGACTCGCCGTACGCCACGGACACGCAGTTCTCCGTGGACCCCGAGCCGATAGCGACCGACCTCGCGCTCGCCGACATCGCCGCGGACCACCTGAACTACCTCCACCACGAGGCGTTCTACCGAGTCGCCGCCGACTACGAGACCACCGCGTACCACCCGGTCTGGTTTGGCCTCGAAATCGACAGCGAGCGCGTCGAGCGAAGCGAGACGGTCGGCCACGGCGCGCTGGTCGAGGTGGTCCCCGAGGAGGCCAACTACTTTCGCGGCTGGCTCCGGGGCACGAAGGCCGTCGTCGGCGAGATGGCCGACCGCGAGGCGCTGTCCCCCGACGAGGCCCGCGACCTCCTCGGCGAGCGCGTCCGCTCGTGGGCCGACGACCGGGAGGTGATACTCCCGGAGCGGTGA
- the nucS gene encoding endonuclease NucS: protein MTTADGDAAADAVVSPDPATARDRIAAAIDRGEMLTVFGRCTVEYEGRAASHLGPGDRLVVLKPDGTALVHTDDGQKPVNWQPPGCTHEVRLADGQLRIESRRTSPNEELTVAFETVEQLSAYDVTDGKDLSLRGTEEDLRQRLLENPDLVEEGFKPLATERETPAGAVDIYGKDREGRTVVVELKRKRVGPDAVGQLDRYVAALERDLHANAEIRGILVSPSVTERARTLLAEKGLEFVSLGPPE, encoded by the coding sequence GTGACAACTGCAGACGGCGACGCCGCGGCCGACGCGGTGGTCAGTCCCGACCCGGCGACCGCGCGCGACCGAATCGCCGCCGCCATCGACCGCGGCGAGATGCTGACCGTCTTCGGGCGCTGTACGGTCGAGTACGAGGGCCGGGCCGCCAGCCACCTCGGGCCGGGCGACCGACTGGTCGTCCTCAAACCCGACGGGACCGCGCTGGTCCACACCGACGACGGGCAGAAACCGGTCAACTGGCAACCGCCGGGGTGTACCCACGAGGTCCGCCTCGCCGACGGCCAACTCCGCATCGAGAGCCGCCGAACAAGCCCGAACGAGGAGCTAACGGTCGCCTTCGAGACGGTCGAACAGCTCTCGGCCTACGACGTGACCGACGGGAAGGACCTCTCGCTACGGGGGACCGAGGAGGACCTGCGCCAGCGACTCCTCGAAAACCCCGACCTCGTGGAAGAAGGCTTCAAACCCCTCGCTACCGAGCGCGAGACACCCGCCGGGGCGGTGGACATCTACGGCAAGGACCGCGAGGGCCGCACCGTCGTCGTGGAACTCAAGCGCAAGCGCGTCGGCCCGGACGCGGTGGGGCAGTTGGACCGCTACGTCGCCGCGCTGGAGCGGGACCTCCACGCGAACGCCGAGATTCGCGGGATTTTGGTCTCGCCGTCCGTGACCGAGCGTGCCCGGACGCTGTTGGCCGAGAAGGGCTTGGAGTTCGTGTCGCTCGGACCCCCAGAGTGA